In the genome of Sinorhizobium chiapasense, the window CGCACACGTCGGAATAGGAAAGTCTCAGCTACTCCTCAAGGCATGACGCCGCACCGCCGTACCGGTTCCGGTCCGGTATCTATTGTTCACCGAAATACTTGCGGGATGGGACGATGGCAAACGCTGCGGCGCGCTGATCGCATCGATCGGGCGTGACCACTGCTGGCCGTTTGGCCGGCCCTCCCCAGGCGAGTTTCGATTGCGCACTACAGCGCCGCGCGTCAGACGCGCAAAGGTCGCGGTAGCCCCGGGGATTGGTGTGAAGCAGGACGCGTCGTCAGAACAGGCAAGAAGGGGCCAAGCGGGAAGCTTGCTTGAGCGTCTGCGTTTTGCCGGGCTCGACGAAGACGGCTGCGCGCTCCTGCGCCACCATCGCCAGGCCCTTTCGCCGCGCATCAACCTTGCGCTTCGGGATCTCTTCCAAAGGTTTCAGACCTACCCGGAGGCCGCCCGCCACTTCGACAGTGACCGCCAGCTCGATCGTCTGCACGATCTGCAGTCGTCGCATTGGAACGTGCTGACCGATGCCCGTTTCGACGGGCTTTATGCGGAGCGCGTGAAAGTGCTTGCCGATACGGAGGGCCGCATGGGGCTCGACCCCCGCTGGCAAGTCGCAAGTCATGCGGTGGTGCTGGAACATTTGCTCACCGGTCTCATCGAGGACGCGTGGCCCAACCCACTGCTTTCCTTCGGCAAGGCGCGCAAGAAGGAACTCTGCAACCTCGTTGCCGCGCTCGTGCGCACCACCTTCGTCGACACGGAGATTGCGGTGTCGCTGCGGTTCAATGCGCTCAGGCAGCAGCATCAGCGGCAACTCGCCGAGCAGCGCAGGGACGACGAGACCGAAGTCAGCGACCTTTTCGCAAACTTTCTGCAGGCTCTCGGTGACGGCGATCTTGCTGCCCGGCTGCCCGAGGACGCTTCAGACGCGTATCAACCGATCGTCGCACGCCTCAATGCTTCCCTGGATCAGATTCAGGCGGCGCTGCAATCCGCGGACGAGCGCAGCACAGCGGCAGAAGCGATGGTCTCGCAGCTGCAGGCCCGCGCGGCGGAATTTTCCGGCAAGGCCGGAAGCGAAGCGGAGGCGCTTTCGCGTCAGGCGGCAGCGCTCGGCGGCATGACCGGACGCATCCAAGCGGGATCGGCGCGCATCGGCGAAACCGAGGCGAAAGCGAACGAGACGCGCATTGCCGTCGAGCGGAGCGGTGAGATTGCCGGCCAGGCGATTTCGGCGATGGCCGACATCGAGGCGTCTGCCGAAAAGATCGGTCAGATCATCGGTGTGATCGACGAGATTGCCTTCCAGACCAATCTTCTGGCTCTCAACGCCGGCATCGAGGCGGCGCGCGCCGGCGAGAGCGGCCGCGGCTTCGCGGTGGTCGCACAAGAGGTCCGCGCACTTGCCCAGCGCTCCGGCGAGGCGGCGCGGGAGATCAAGCAGCTTGTTACCGGAACCAAGGCCCAGGTCGAGGCCGGCGTCGAAATGGTCGGCCGAACCCAGGATGCGATCAGCAGCATCGTCGAGCAGGTGATTTCCATCAACGCGGCCGTTTCGGGCATCGCCCGCGATGCCGAAGGCCAGGTGAGCGACCTTCGTACCGCCACCTCTGAAATCGGCGGCATCTCGCAAGCGATGCAGCAAAGTGCGGCATTGGCGGAAAACGCGGCGAGATCGTCGGACGACCTTCATGGGGTCATTGAGGAACTCGGCCGGACGATCCGCAGGTTCCGTCACGAACGGCATCAGGCGGGACGTGCCGCGGCGACCCGCAACCCGGCGCTCTCGCGCGCAGCGCAGCGCGCGCCGGCACAGGCGAGCGACGACGACGCGATCGCTCTGTTCGACGATGGTGCTGTCACGGGACGAAACGTTGCGGGACGGCACCACTAGTCTTGGGCAAGACATTCAAAGCAGGCAGGCGAGGAAACCGAAATGGCCAGCAAGAAGACAGCTCAGAAGACGCTCAGGCTCGCTCCTGTGCTCGATCTGAACGAGGCGACGGCGCTGCATGAAAAGCTGCTGGCGCTGAAAGGCAGCGCAGTCGCTATCGATGCCTCCGCTGTCGAGCGGATCGGTGCGCTCTGCGTTCAGGTGCTGATCGCCGGCGCAAAAAGTTGGGAAGAACAGCAGCTGTCTTTCACCTTTGCAAAGGTGTCGGACGCCTTCGTTAAAACGACACAGCTCATCGGCGTGGACATCGATCCCCTGATGGCAAAGGAGATTTGAGAAATGAAGAAGAGAGTTCTGACTGTCGACGACTCCCGGACGATCCGGAACATGCTTCTCGTCACGCTCAACAATGCCGGATTCGAAACGATCCAGGCGGAGGACGGCGTCGAAGGTCTCGAGGTCCTCGAGGAAGCCAATCCGGACGTCATCGTCACGGACATCAACATGCCGCGCCTCGACGGCTTCGGTTTCATCGAGGGCGTGCGCAAGAACGACCGCTACCGCGCCGTGCCGATCCTCGTACTGACCACGGAGAGCGATGCTGAAAAGAAGAACCGCGCACGGCAGGCAGGTGCCACCGGCTGGATCGTCAAACCGTTCGACCCGACCAAGCTGATCGACGCAATCGAGCGCGTAACGGCCTGAAATCCGAGGACAGCCTCCAATGGATATGAACGAAATCAAAGAGATTTTCTTCCAGGAGTGCGAGGAGCAGCTCGCGGAACTGGAGTCGGGTCTCCTGAAGCTCAACGACGGTGATCGTGATCCGGAAACGGTCAATGCCGTCTTTCGCGCGGTCCACTCCATCAAGGGGGGCGCTGGTGCGTTCGGGCTGGATGATCTCGTGTCGTTCGCACATGTGTTCGAGACGACACTCGACTGCGTTCGATCCAACAGGCTGGAGCCCAATCAGGACGTTCTGAAGGTCATGCTGAAGTCGGCGGACGTGCTCGCTGACCTCACCAATGCTGCCCGCGATGGCGGCAGCGTCGATCAGGCGCGCAGCCGTCAACTGATCAAGGAGCTCGAAGCGCTGGCGAATGGCGAACTGCCGCAGGCGTCCGCTGCCGAACCGGCGCCCAAGGCTGCAGCTCCTGCGCCCGCGCCTGTTGCCGCGCCCCCCGTCAACGAGGAGGGCTTCCAGCCCGTTGCCTTTTCCTTCGAGGATTTCGAGGCCGACGAACCGGACCTGATCGAGGGGACATGCTACGAGATCATCTTCAGGCCAAAATCCGAGCTTTATGCCAAGGGCAATGATGCGACGCTGCTTCTGCGCGATCTGTCGCGCCTCGGCGCGATGAGCATTCACTGCGATATGGATGGCCTGCAGCCGCTCGACCGGATGAATCCGGAGGCGGCCTACTTCTCGTGGAAGATTTCGCTGAAGACGGACAAGGGCGAAGACGCGATCCGCTCTGTATTCGAATTTGCGGAATGGGATTGCGACCTCGACATTGCTTTGGCCGGTGGCGGCGCGGTTGATGCGTGCGAGGAGCTGCCGATGCAGCCCGTTCCCTTCGATCTCTCGATGCTGGACGAGGCAGCGGCCGGTTCGGCTGAAGAGGAAGTTCAAATCGCCGCCCGCGACCGCGCTGCGGCCGTTTCGGCGGCCGAGACG includes:
- a CDS encoding STAS domain-containing protein; the encoded protein is MASKKTAQKTLRLAPVLDLNEATALHEKLLALKGSAVAIDASAVERIGALCVQVLIAGAKSWEEQQLSFTFAKVSDAFVKTTQLIGVDIDPLMAKEI
- a CDS encoding response regulator, coding for MKKRVLTVDDSRTIRNMLLVTLNNAGFETIQAEDGVEGLEVLEEANPDVIVTDINMPRLDGFGFIEGVRKNDRYRAVPILVLTTESDAEKKNRARQAGATGWIVKPFDPTKLIDAIERVTA
- a CDS encoding globin-coupled sensor protein is translated as MKQDASSEQARRGQAGSLLERLRFAGLDEDGCALLRHHRQALSPRINLALRDLFQRFQTYPEAARHFDSDRQLDRLHDLQSSHWNVLTDARFDGLYAERVKVLADTEGRMGLDPRWQVASHAVVLEHLLTGLIEDAWPNPLLSFGKARKKELCNLVAALVRTTFVDTEIAVSLRFNALRQQHQRQLAEQRRDDETEVSDLFANFLQALGDGDLAARLPEDASDAYQPIVARLNASLDQIQAALQSADERSTAAEAMVSQLQARAAEFSGKAGSEAEALSRQAAALGGMTGRIQAGSARIGETEAKANETRIAVERSGEIAGQAISAMADIEASAEKIGQIIGVIDEIAFQTNLLALNAGIEAARAGESGRGFAVVAQEVRALAQRSGEAAREIKQLVTGTKAQVEAGVEMVGRTQDAISSIVEQVISINAAVSGIARDAEGQVSDLRTATSEIGGISQAMQQSAALAENAARSSDDLHGVIEELGRTIRRFRHERHQAGRAAATRNPALSRAAQRAPAQASDDDAIALFDDGAVTGRNVAGRHH